Proteins from a single region of Streptomyces spinoverrucosus:
- a CDS encoding YncE family protein, translating into MRSTAVATSLAVFFSSAALTVVSAGPASAASVVVGSPAGIVVNDTLKRVFVGDDTNDRIVAADYNGNRVDSVDGIDGIFDLALSDDGTTLYAAARVSHEIVALDAATLDVKARYPVAAGIGPIHLEHAGGKVWFTYGEYGGQTESDLGSVDPAVDPASGTDPVTLGRLPLENHGVSSTAYLDTDPSQPGLLAVGATDFYDSTKDMLAVVDVSGDAPRLVASHDDSYSVQYIGEDIDLAPGTPQVLVDGMDRHAFADGRFTAAGSYPSGRTADIAPNGLVAQVAPIGEYKVAVYAPGATTPIRTYTADASDLAWAPDASRLFVLASSPGGYTLKVLTDPARSVPTLSMNAPATATRAKPLTVTGKITATVPFAAGTQLAVTRTDLESPNGKALPAITVKADGTYSFSDTPPAGGKVKYTVTYAGDAAHTATTASDTVEVSRNSTSLSLNNNGKLYNYGTDVKFTAHLGTTYKNRTVEIWADPFGGDKPKKLIRTGRVDSRGNIAALVDMTRDTTVTAVFKGDARYLPKTVKSTAYARVKISTAVARHYKTAKIGSTLYYWFHKNTDPLLTTTMTYYPGRQQRFDLQVYYQGTWYPAGSEYFPLGTSGKSAITLEGPGESGIRARMRSVYVNGSSGDAVNSTTYGPWKYLYFSR; encoded by the coding sequence ATGCGCAGCACCGCGGTCGCGACATCGCTCGCGGTCTTCTTCAGCTCGGCGGCGCTGACCGTCGTATCGGCAGGCCCGGCGTCGGCTGCCTCCGTCGTCGTGGGCTCGCCCGCGGGCATCGTCGTGAACGACACGCTCAAGCGGGTCTTCGTCGGCGACGACACGAACGACCGGATCGTCGCCGCCGACTACAACGGCAACCGCGTCGACTCGGTGGACGGCATCGACGGCATCTTCGACCTGGCGCTGTCCGACGACGGCACCACCCTGTACGCCGCGGCCCGCGTCAGCCACGAGATCGTGGCCCTCGACGCGGCCACGCTCGATGTGAAGGCCCGGTATCCCGTGGCCGCCGGAATCGGCCCGATCCACCTTGAGCACGCCGGCGGAAAGGTCTGGTTCACCTACGGCGAGTACGGCGGACAGACGGAGAGCGACCTGGGCTCGGTCGACCCTGCCGTGGACCCGGCGAGCGGCACCGACCCGGTGACGCTCGGGCGGCTCCCGCTGGAGAACCACGGAGTCTCGAGCACCGCCTATCTGGACACCGACCCGTCCCAGCCCGGGCTCCTGGCCGTGGGCGCGACCGACTTCTACGACAGCACCAAGGACATGCTGGCCGTCGTCGACGTTTCCGGAGACGCCCCCCGGCTCGTCGCCTCGCACGACGACAGCTACTCGGTGCAGTACATCGGCGAGGACATCGACCTCGCGCCGGGTACCCCGCAGGTGCTGGTCGACGGTATGGACCGGCACGCCTTCGCGGACGGCAGGTTCACCGCGGCCGGCTCCTACCCGTCCGGGCGGACCGCGGACATCGCGCCGAACGGGCTGGTCGCTCAGGTCGCTCCGATCGGCGAATACAAGGTCGCGGTTTACGCGCCCGGCGCGACCACGCCGATCCGGACCTACACCGCCGACGCGTCCGACCTCGCCTGGGCCCCGGACGCCTCCCGGCTCTTCGTGCTCGCGTCGTCGCCGGGCGGCTACACACTCAAGGTCCTCACCGACCCGGCCCGGAGCGTGCCGACCCTCTCGATGAACGCCCCCGCGACTGCCACGCGCGCCAAGCCGCTGACGGTGACGGGCAAGATCACGGCGACGGTCCCCTTCGCGGCCGGCACCCAGCTGGCCGTCACCCGCACCGACCTGGAGAGCCCGAACGGCAAGGCCCTGCCCGCGATCACGGTCAAGGCGGACGGCACCTACTCCTTCAGCGACACACCGCCGGCCGGCGGCAAGGTGAAGTACACGGTGACGTACGCGGGCGACGCGGCGCACACCGCGACAACCGCCTCCGACACCGTCGAGGTCTCCCGCAACTCGACCTCGCTCAGCCTGAACAACAACGGCAAGCTGTACAACTACGGCACCGACGTCAAGTTCACCGCGCACCTCGGTACGACGTACAAGAACCGCACGGTCGAGATCTGGGCCGACCCGTTCGGCGGCGACAAGCCCAAGAAGCTGATCAGGACGGGGCGCGTCGACTCCCGGGGCAACATCGCCGCCCTCGTGGACATGACCCGCGACACCACCGTCACCGCGGTCTTCAAGGGTGACGCCCGGTACCTGCCGAAGACGGTGAAGTCCACGGCGTACGCCCGGGTCAAGATCTCCACGGCCGTCGCCAGGCACTACAAGACGGCCAAGATCGGCTCGACGCTCTACTACTGGTTCCACAAGAACACCGACCCGCTGCTCACCACGACGATGACCTACTACCCGGGCCGTCAGCAGCGGTTCGACCTGCAGGTCTACTACCAGGGCACGTGGTACCCGGCGGGCTCGGAGTACTTCCCGCTCGGTACGAGCGGCAAGTCGGCCATCACCCTGGAGGGGCCCGGCGAGTCGGGCATCCGGGCTCGGATGCGCTCGGTGTACGTCAACGGCTCGTCCGGTGACGCCGTGAACTCCACGACGTACGGCCCGTGGAAGTACCTGTACTTCAGCAGGTGA
- a CDS encoding SseB family protein has product MYGYEQNVGAQQGYVPPQQQMPGGYGQQQAPLYPEPSPPSLADAVRAFTTGQMTAEDFQQVFATSKVYCPRGDNPGFLALHNTQQPVIPMFSSLKELRRYAGKESKYFVITGAEVIDLLPTGYGFVLDMEGEHRMVFDAKAVEEMVDFAMRRMYG; this is encoded by the coding sequence ATGTACGGCTACGAGCAGAACGTCGGCGCCCAGCAGGGCTACGTCCCGCCGCAGCAGCAGATGCCCGGCGGGTACGGACAGCAACAGGCGCCGTTGTACCCCGAGCCGTCGCCGCCTTCGCTCGCGGACGCGGTGCGCGCCTTCACCACCGGGCAGATGACCGCGGAGGACTTCCAGCAGGTCTTCGCCACGTCCAAGGTGTACTGCCCGCGCGGCGACAATCCGGGCTTCCTCGCGCTGCACAACACCCAGCAGCCGGTGATCCCGATGTTCAGCTCGCTGAAGGAGCTGCGGAGGTACGCGGGCAAGGAGTCCAAGTACTTCGTGATCACCGGCGCCGAGGTGATCGACCTGCTGCCGACCGGCTACGGCTTCGTCCTCGACATGGAGGGCGAGCACCGCATGGTGTTCGACGCGAAGGCCGTGGAGGAGATGGTCGACTTCGCGATGCGGCGGATGTACGGCTGA
- a CDS encoding intradiol ring-cleavage dioxygenase: protein MNGQRDDETHEHDRGLSYDLPVLARRRMIRLLAGASLVPLVGCTSDDSSSASSADASSGAPASSSSSSSSAGECATIPDETAGPYPGDGSNGVNVLEKSGVVRSDITKSFGDSAGGTAEGVPLTITLTVVDAASGCGTPKKGAAVYLWHCDRDGNYSLYSEGVTEENYLRGVQETDDKGQVTFKSIFPACYSGRWPHIHFEVYGSLADATAATSITNTSQLALPEDVCDTVYATDGYSQSVQNLSQLSLETDNIFSDGHDQQMATVTGGVEQGYTAALTVPV, encoded by the coding sequence ATGAACGGACAGCGCGACGACGAGACCCACGAGCACGACAGGGGTCTCTCCTACGACCTTCCCGTCCTCGCCCGCCGCCGGATGATCCGCCTGCTGGCGGGGGCGAGCCTGGTGCCGCTGGTGGGCTGCACCTCCGACGACAGCTCGTCGGCGTCCTCGGCGGACGCGTCCTCCGGTGCCCCCGCCTCCTCCTCGTCCTCGTCCTCCTCGGCCGGCGAGTGCGCCACCATTCCCGACGAGACCGCCGGCCCCTACCCCGGGGACGGCTCGAACGGCGTGAACGTGCTCGAGAAGAGCGGTGTCGTGCGCAGCGACATCACGAAGAGCTTCGGCGACTCGGCCGGCGGCACCGCCGAAGGCGTGCCCCTGACGATCACGCTCACGGTCGTCGACGCCGCCTCGGGCTGCGGTACGCCGAAGAAGGGCGCCGCCGTCTACCTCTGGCACTGCGACCGGGACGGCAACTACTCCCTGTACTCCGAAGGCGTCACCGAGGAGAACTACCTGCGCGGCGTGCAGGAGACCGACGACAAGGGCCAGGTCACCTTCAAGAGCATCTTCCCGGCCTGCTACTCGGGCCGCTGGCCTCACATCCACTTCGAGGTCTACGGCAGCCTCGCCGACGCCACCGCCGCCACCTCCATCACGAACACCTCCCAGCTCGCGCTGCCGGAGGACGTCTGCGACACGGTGTACGCCACGGACGGCTACAGCCAGAGCGTGCAGAACCTCAGCCAGTTGTCCCTCGAGACCGACAACATCTTCAGCGACGGCCACGACCAGCAGATGGCGACGGTGACGGGCGGCGTCGAGCAGGGCTACACCGCGGCACTGACGGTTCCGGTGTGA